In the genome of Pseudomonadota bacterium, one region contains:
- a CDS encoding outer membrane beta-barrel protein codes for MNYRLRTIAALTLTTTLATSAGAQDWYVTADLGLNLLSDQTLTYEDGTGTRGTQNDANFNPSLAAGGRVGRYFGERFRLEGELMYRTNGLQDVTVQGLGDATDGNYASLGIGLSALVDFNLFGSDRYRTYLGAGIVLIEEIDIEFTIDGQETSFQTNDVAAQLQADVRYDTGDRWFVDVGLRYLISDDVTLERPGDALQRITAATTPSRSPPASACASSRG; via the coding sequence ATGAACTACCGCCTACGCACGATCGCCGCTTTGACCCTGACCACCACGCTCGCCACCTCGGCCGGCGCCCAGGACTGGTACGTCACCGCCGACTTAGGGCTGAACCTCCTCAGCGATCAGACCCTCACGTACGAAGACGGAACCGGCACGCGAGGAACGCAGAACGACGCGAACTTCAATCCGTCCTTAGCTGCCGGCGGGCGCGTGGGTCGCTACTTCGGCGAGCGCTTCCGCCTGGAAGGCGAACTCATGTATCGCACCAACGGCCTCCAGGACGTGACGGTCCAGGGCTTGGGCGACGCCACCGACGGCAACTACGCCAGCCTCGGCATCGGCCTCTCAGCCCTGGTCGACTTCAACCTCTTCGGCAGCGATCGCTACCGCACCTACCTCGGCGCCGGCATCGTGCTGATCGAGGAGATCGACATCGAGTTCACCATCGACGGCCAGGAGACGTCGTTTCAGACCAACGACGTGGCCGCTCAGCTCCAGGCGGACGTGCGCTACGATACGGGCGATCGCTGGTTCGTCGACGTGGGTCTGCGCTACCTCATCAGCGATGACGTCACCCTGGAGCGCCCTGGCGACGCACTGCAGCGCATCACCGCCGCTACGACCCCCTCACGATCACCGCCGGCGTCGGCCTGCGCTTCTAGCCGCGGGTGA
- a CDS encoding DUF5062 family protein: MKKLKNEAELFKAALTAGVHYAESERKAVQFEPGDSNADKALYVYRLLVHDKLLAPMPEAQVSQKSIRLRLARWYANQLPDDHPLLK; this comes from the coding sequence GTGAAGAAGCTGAAGAACGAAGCTGAACTCTTCAAAGCCGCCCTGACCGCCGGCGTGCACTATGCCGAAAGTGAACGCAAGGCCGTGCAGTTCGAGCCCGGCGACTCCAACGCCGACAAGGCGCTCTACGTCTATCGCCTATTGGTACACGACAAGCTACTCGCGCCCATGCCCGAGGCGCAGGTGTCGCAGAAGTCCATCCGCCTACGCTTGGCCCGCTGGTACGCCAACCAACTGCCCGATGACCACCCGTTGCTGAAGTAG